A region of the Denitrificimonas caeni genome:
AAGCGTGGCCATAACTCTGCACATTTAATTCTGGGCGTTCGCGAAAAGGCTTATTAGCACCGACTGCATGTAAGCGACCAAGCAACTGCCCTAAACGATACAGCTGATCTAAATTGCCCGGTTCTGGTGCTCGACCACCGCGCCGCTCAAATAAAGCAAAGCGAAAGCCGGCATGCTCAAACAAACTTTGGCCATTATGCTGCATGGGGGCAACTAGCGGCACCTCACACTCAGCCAGCTCAAAAGAAAAAGCATGCTCCTCCAAGATTTGCGCATTAGTCCAACGTTCAGGACGATAAAACTTAGCGATTAACGGCGCTTTATCTTCAATTCCAACTTGGTAAACACGGTTTTCGTAGCTGTTTAAAGCCAGCACTCGGGCGTCACTTAAAAAACCTAGACTTTCAACCGCATCTAAAACTAAATCAGGCGTCAATGCAGCAAAGGGATGAGCAGACATGGCAAGCTCCTTAAATCAAGAAACTCAGTGTAACAGCCTCGCAATAAAACACTGCGCTGTTCAACGAGTATTCACCTGTTGACTCACCGCAAAGCGCGCTCATGCAACTGAGGCCTATACTCTCTAAACAGCGTCATATCGACACAAGCCAGCAAGGGCCAATCCACTCTATAATGCAGGGCAAGAGTCTGGTTAAGCCAATTTTCGTAGGGTTAAAGGTGTTGTATGTCATATCAAAGCAAAGGTCGTACGCTGATTTTAAGCATCGTTGGGGTTTTGCTGGCGCTAAGCATTGGCTTGTGGGCGGGCAATCATTTAACTATAGGCCAAGATCAAGCTACGGCTTTGCGTGAAGCAGGAATTATTACCCTACCTACAAGCCGTGAGCTGCCAGCATTGCAATTAGCCAGCACTGACGGCGCAACTGTGAATAGCCAAGCACTCACAGGTAAATGGAGCTTAGTTTTTTTTGGTTACACCTTCTGCCCAGATATCTGCCCAACCACCTTGGCAGAACTGCGCCAATTAAAAAAACTGCTGCCTGAGGACGCGCAACACAACCTGCAAATTCTGATGGTGAGCGTTGACCCTCACCGCGACAGTACCGAGCAACTGCAACTCTACCTCGAGTATTTCGACCCAGAGTTTATTGGCTTAACCGGTGAGTTAGCAGATATTCAAACCTTAAGTAACGCGCTCAGCATTCCTTTTATTCCCGGCGATACCAGCCAGCCGCGCTATACCGTTGATCACAGTGGCAACTTAGCTATTCTGAGCCCCGATGGTCGCCAGTATGGTTTTATTCGCGCACCTTTGGATGTTAAAGAAATTGCCCAGCAACTCCCAAAGCTGATTGCACCTTGAAGGTCAGCTACAACAGGCGCTAGCCAACCAATCCGCGCTTAATGCCCAGTTATTTATTGACTCTATAGCAGCTTACTCACTCAGTGCTCAGTCAAAACAGACGCAAGCCTGTAAAGAATAAGCAGCACAATGGCTATGGCGGTAAATGGCTAAAATAAGAAAAAATGATCGAGGACAAGAGTTTATGCAATGCAGGCTGTTAAAGTCATAACCATTAATACTCAATACCTTTAGTACTGAGTACAATGAAGGTGAGTCGTATTATCACTCCCCCTTTGTTTAGCCTTGAGGTAAGACTATGAAAAAAATTCTAATTCCACTGTTTGCACTGGGTGCAGCTTTTGCT
Encoded here:
- a CDS encoding SCO family protein, yielding MSYQSKGRTLILSIVGVLLALSIGLWAGNHLTIGQDQATALREAGIITLPTSRELPALQLASTDGATVNSQALTGKWSLVFFGYTFCPDICPTTLAELRQLKKLLPEDAQHNLQILMVSVDPHRDSTEQLQLYLEYFDPEFIGLTGELADIQTLSNALSIPFIPGDTSQPRYTVDHSGNLAILSPDGRQYGFIRAPLDVKEIAQQLPKLIAP